A genome region from Nycticebus coucang isolate mNycCou1 chromosome 4, mNycCou1.pri, whole genome shotgun sequence includes the following:
- the SMPD4 gene encoding sphingomyelin phosphodiesterase 4 isoform X1 yields the protein MWLHHYSLEMYQKMQSPHAKLEVLHYRLSVSSALHSPAQPSLQALHAYQGDLSWQCWGQLPMCELLHARESFTPTEEHVLVVRLLLKHLHAFANSLKPEQASPSTHSHATSPLEEFKRTAVPRFVQQKLYLFLQHCFGHWPLDASFRAVLEMWLSYLQPWRYAPEKQAQSSDSQPRCVSEKWAPFVQENLLMYTKLFVGFLNRALRTDLVSPKNALMVFRVAKVFAQPNLAEMIQKGEQLFLEPELGLPHRQHRLFTAPTLTGSFLSPWPPVVTDATFKVKSHVYSLEGQDCKYTPMFGPEVRTLVLRLAQLITQAKQTAKSISDQCGESPPGWSFLSWLGFSSMDNNSSYPANDLDEMGQDSVRKTDEHLEKALGYLCQIFRLSEAQLTQLTLALGTTQDDTGKKLLPDCIVGEDGLILTPLGRYQIINGLRRFEIEYQGDSELQPIRSYEITSLVRALFRLSSAINHRFAGQMIALCSRNDFIGSFCRYHLMEPALANRHLLSPVGQRQAAGQARGPRLSLRFLGSYRTLLSLLLAFFVASLFHLGPLPCTLLLVLGYVLYAMVMTLLTERGKLHQL from the exons ATGTGGCTTCATCATTATTCTTTGGAGATGTACCAAAAAATGCAGTCCCCTCATGCGAAG CTGGAGGTTCTGCACTACCGACTCAGTGTCTCCAGCGCCCTCcacagccctgcccagcccagcctccaGGCCCTCCACGCCTACCAA GGAGACCTGAGCTGGCAGTGCTGGGGGCAGCTGCCCATGTGTGAGCTGCTACATGCCAGG GAGTCATTCACACCCACTGAGGAGCACGTGCTGGTGGTGCGCCTGCTGCTGAAACATCTGCATGCCTTTGCCAACAGTCTGAAGCCGGAACAggcctctccctccacccactctCATGCCACCAGCCCCCTGGAGGAATTCAAACG GACTGCTGTCCCGAGGTTCGTCCAGCAGAAGCTCTACCTCTTCCTGCAGCACTGTTTTGGCCACTGGCCCCTGGATGCGTCCTTCAGAGCT GTCCTAGAGATGTGGCTCAGCTACTTGCAGCCCTGGAGATACGCACCTGAGAAGCAGGCTCAGAGCAGTGACTCTCAGCCCCGGTGTGTGTCAGAGAAATG ggCACCCTTTGTCCAGGAGAACCTGTTGATGTACACCAAGCTGTTCGTGGGCTTCCTGAACCGCGCACTCCGCACAGACCTTGTCAGCCCCAAGAATGCTCTCATGGTGTTCCGTGTGGCCAAAGTCTTCGCCCAGCCCAACCTGGCTGAAATGATACAGAAAG GGGAGCAGCTGTTCCTGGAGCCAGAGCTTGGTCTCCCACACCGCCAGCACCGGCTCTTCACAGCTCCCACACTCACAGGCAGCTTCCTGTCACCCTGGCCACCCGTGGTCACTGATGCCACGTTCAAGGTGAAGAGTCACGTATACAGCCTGGAAGGTCAGGATTGCAAGTACACCCCAATGTTCGGGCCCGAGGTCCGCACCCTG GTCCTGCGTCTTGCTCAGCTCATCACACAGGCCAAGCAGACGGCCAAGTCCATCTCCGACCAATGCGGGGAGAGCCCACCTGGCTGGTCCTTTCTGTCATGGCTGGGCTTCAGCTCCATGGACAACAACTCCTCCTACCCAGCCAACGACCTGGACGAGATGGGCCAGGACAGTGTTCGGAAGACAGATGAGCATCTGGAAAAGGCCCTGGGGTACCTGTGCCAGATATTCCGG CTCAGTGAAGCCCAGCTCACACAGCTTACGCTCGCCTTGGGGACCACTCAGGATGACACTGGGAAGAAGCTGCTCCCAGACTGCATCGTGGGTGAGGATGGACTCATCCTCACACCTCTGGGCCGGTACCAG ATCATCAATGGGCTGCGAAGATTTGAAATCGAGTATCAAGGGGACTCTGAGCTGCAGCCCATCCGGAGTTATGAGATCACCAGCCTGGTCCGTGCTCTCTTCCGGCTGTCATCTGCCATCAACCACAGA TTTGCAGGCCAGATGATAGCTCTGTGTTCCCGCAATGATTTCATTGGCAGCTTTTGTCGTTACCATCTCATGGAGCCCGCACTGGCCAACAGGCACCTGCTGAGTCCTGTGGGGCAGAGACAGGCGGCCGGCCAGGCCCGGGGCCCCAGGCTCAGCCTGCGTTTTCTGGGCAGCTACCGGACCTTGCTGTCGCTGCTGCTGGCCTTCTTTGTGGCCTCTCTGTTCCACCTTGGGCCTCTGCCCTGCACCCTACTACTTGTCCTGGGCTACGTCCTCTATGCCATGGTCATGACACTGCTAACTGAGCGAGGAAAGTTGCACCAGCTCTGA